TAATTGTTACTGATGCAGAATACGAATCTCATGAACCTGAGGAGAATGTTTTATCAAAGTTAAATGTAGAATTAATAAAATTTCAATGTAGAACAGAAGAAGAAGTTATAAAATATTGTAAAGATGCTGATGCTTTATTAAATCAATATGCACCTATAACAAGAAGAGTAATAGAAAATCTTCAAAAAGCAAAAATTATTGTTCGTTATGGAGTTGGAGTTGACAACATAGATGTTAAAGCTGCTACTGAAAAAGGAATATTTGTTGCAAATGTTATTTATGATGTAAGCGATGTAGCAGATCATGCTTTTGCATTAATTTTATCTTTAGCTAGAAAAATTTTATTAGCAAACAAAAATGTAAAAAGTGGAAAATGGGATTGGAAAGAACTCCAACCTATTTATAGGTTTAATGGAAAAACTCTCGGGATAGTTGGATTAGGAAGAATTGGATCTGCTATTGCAAGAAGAGCAAAAGGGTTCAATATGAAAATATTATACTATGATGCTATAAGAAGAGAAGATATAGAGAANNNNNNNNNNGTTCCATTAACAAATGAAACAAAGCATTTAATAAATGAAGAAAAATTGAAATTAATGAAGAAGAATGCAATTCTTATAAATACTTCAAGAGGTCCAGTAGTAGATGAAAAAGCATTATATAAAGCATTAAAAGAGAAATGGATTGCAGGAGCAGGATTGGATGTTTTAGAAAAAGAACCCCCAAATAAAGATAATCCATTATTCGAATTAGATAATGTTATAATAACTCCTCACATGGCATGGTATTCTATTGATTCATTAATAGAAATACAAACAAAAGCGGCAGAAGAAGTTGCAAGAGTTTTAAATGGACAACTTCCAATAAATCTTGTAAATAAAGATGTTTTAAAAATTATTAAAAAAAAATGAAAGAATATGATTCAAGTTTATCTTTCTGTTCCAATAATAGCTAATAGAAATTTAGAAATTGCAAAAATCATTGCTGAAACTATAGAAAATGAAGGATATGAGATTATTTCAAAATGGGTTTTAGAAAAAGATTTAAAAATATATACTTCTCCTAAAGATATTTTAAAAAGAGATATTGAAGGGGTTTTAAAAAGTGATGTGCTTATAGCTGAAGTATCAAATCCAAGTCATGGTGTAGGAATGGAAATAGCAATAGCATTTTTGTCTGGAAAGAAAATAATAATTATAAAAAATAAGGATTCAAAACTTTCATACATGCTTCAAGGAATACCTGATAAAGAAATAATTGAATATACTTCTAAAGAAGACATGAAGGAAAAACTTAGTGAAAAACTTAAATTTTTAGAAAATGAATTAAAAAGATGATTATTAATGAATGAAGTAGCTTCTATTGAAAGACATAAAGAAATAA
The Nitrososphaerota archaeon DNA segment above includes these coding regions:
- a CDS encoding NAD(P)-dependent oxidoreductase codes for the protein MSKKFKVIVTDAEYESHEPEENVLSKLNVELIKFQCRTEEEVIKYCKDADALLNQYAPITRRVIENLQKAKIIVRYGVGVDNIDVKAATEKGIFVANVIYDVSDVADHAFALILSLARKILLANKNVKSGKWDWKELQPIYRFNGKTLGIVGLGRIGSAIARRAKGFNMKILYYDAIRREDIE
- a CDS encoding NAD(P)-dependent oxidoreductase, whose amino-acid sequence is VPLTNETKHLINEEKLKLMKKNAILINTSRGPVVDEKALYKALKEKWIAGAGLDVLEKEPPNKDNPLFELDNVIITPHMAWYSIDSLIEIQTKAAEEVARVLNGQLPINLVNKDVLKIIKKK
- a CDS encoding nucleoside 2-deoxyribosyltransferase: MIQVYLSVPIIANRNLEIAKIIAETIENEGYEIISKWVLEKDLKIYTSPKDILKRDIEGVLKSDVLIAEVSNPSHGVGMEIAIAFLSGKKIIIIKNKDSKLSYMLQGIPDKEIIEYTSKEDMKEKLSEKLKFLENELKR